The region TGGCCTCGAGGACCTCTGGTGCCAGGCGGCGCAGGATGCCCACGTTGGCGCCGCGCGTGCGCAGCACCTCGTCGCGGTTGCGCGGCGGATCCAGCGCCCAGCCCACCAGCACGCGATCGCCCAGGACCTTGAAAGGCGGCCGATCCCAGGCCCGCGCGGTGCGGTCGCGCACGCCGACCAGCGCCTGCACGATGGCCCTTTGGTGCAGATCCAGCGCGTAGGCCCCTTTGACGTCCATCCACGTTGGCTCACGCGGCGGCGCGGGGGTGATCTGCTCCAGCAGGGTGAATTCCTCCTCGGCCCATTCGAGGCGGCCCAGGGCCTCCAGCTCGGCCCTCAGCCGCGCCCACAGGGGCAGCAGGTAGGCCGTGTCCAGCGCGGCATAACAGAGCTGTTCGCGGTTGAGGGGGCGTTTGGCCCAATCGTCGCGCTGGTGCTCCTTGGCCAGCTCCAGCCCGAACTCGACGGCCAGCAGCGCGGCCAGGCCGAACGCCGTGCGTCCGCACAGTTGTGCGGCGATCGTCGTGTCGGCGATGTGGCGCACCGTGTAGCCAAAGGCCTTCTTGAGCTGGCGCAGGTCATAGTCGGCGCCGTGGAACACCTTGAGCACCGCCGGGTCGGCCAGCAGCGGCGCCAGGGCGGCCATGCCTTCCGGCGCGGTGAGCGGGTCGAGCACGGCGTTGCCGCGCGCGGTAGTGAGCTGCACCAGGCAGGCCTTTTCCTGGTAAGAGTAGAGGCTGTCGGCCTCGACATCGATGGCCAGGGCGGCCGGGCGGCCCAGGTCGGTGAGGTAGGCGGTCATCGCGGCCGAGTCGTCCAGCAGGACGTAGCTGGCCACGGGGATGGTGAGTTGGGGTGAGGGTGCTTGATTAGAATCCACCGGGTCGGGGCAGGTCTCCTTTGTGCAACTCGGGCCATTGTAGCGCATCTGGTGGGCGAACGGCAACTGCGCCCGCCAGAGCACCATCGCCCCGCAAAATGGCCCAGATTCCTATTGACAGGAGGCGCGGAAGGTGCTACACTGGTCAGTGAGAGCACACCCCAGCTGGTGTGAGACAACTGCCCTGTGCTCCCGACCCCGCTCGCGAGGAGTGTGTGATGTCGAAGCACGGCCGCGCCCCGGTTGCTCTCTCCCTCTGTCTGCTCACCGTCGCCATTCTGCTCACCACGTATCTGGCCTCGCCGACGCCCGTCTCGGCTGGCGCGCTCGACCAGACCATCTGCGAAAGCCCCGCCGGCCTGAACGGCGTGTGGAATCCCGGGCTCCAAAGCTGTACCATCCCCACCGGCCACACCGGGAATGTCACGGGCACCACCATCGAGGTCTATGAACCGCAGGCAATCGTCGTTAGCGCCGGCGCCACGCTCAACGTCAGCTCGGTGCTGTACCTGTACGGCACCGGGCTCTACCTCAACGGCACGGTCAACGTGCTCAGCGGCGGCACCATCTCCGCCCATGGCACTGCCCTCGCCAGCGGCGGCGCTATGGTGACGGGCATCCTCAACATCAACGCCGGCGGCCAGTACTTGCTCAACGGGGCCAGCCTGGGAGGCATGCTGAGCGTCAACCCGGGCGGTCAGGTGCAGAACTATGGCGTCATCGAGTCTTTCAGCCCGGCAGACCTGAACATCAA is a window of Chloroflexi bacterium ADurb.Bin180 DNA encoding:
- the rnd gene encoding Ribonuclease D, encoding MVLWRAQLPFAHQMRYNGPSCTKETCPDPVDSNQAPSPQLTIPVASYVLLDDSAAMTAYLTDLGRPAALAIDVEADSLYSYQEKACLVQLTTARGNAVLDPLTAPEGMAALAPLLADPAVLKVFHGADYDLRQLKKAFGYTVRHIADTTIAAQLCGRTAFGLAALLAVEFGLELAKEHQRDDWAKRPLNREQLCYAALDTAYLLPLWARLRAELEALGRLEWAEEEFTLLEQITPAPPREPTWMDVKGAYALDLHQRAIVQALVGVRDRTARAWDRPPFKVLGDRVLVGWALDPPRNRDEVLRTRGANVGILRRLAPEVLEAIRHASEKDLPHRPHGNGPHPGPLTASQTARLTRLKAVRQSASERLGLAPGLLGTSETLERLARLSPRQAQQGMSELLKQWQRSVLAEELSAVW